One segment of Acidobacteriota bacterium DNA contains the following:
- a CDS encoding c-type cytochrome produces the protein MMRGLVPFVALVFGCGVMVAAAGQTGVQAPQATTQAPAAPQSGPPDEWLPPAPKNLKLLPKDIEPKALLAVMRGFNEAMGVRCVYCHVAGPDPTDMSAFNFESDRKGSKEATREMMKYTDAVNEVFPASVGDAPKPGELRVTCYSCHQGRRHPPTSRPANQPREE, from the coding sequence ATGATGCGAGGTCTTGTCCCGTTCGTGGCGCTGGTCTTCGGCTGCGGTGTGATGGTGGCGGCAGCCGGTCAGACGGGGGTGCAAGCACCACAGGCAACGACTCAGGCGCCTGCCGCGCCGCAGAGTGGTCCTCCTGACGAATGGCTGCCGCCCGCGCCGAAGAACCTCAAGCTGCTGCCGAAGGACATCGAGCCGAAGGCGCTGCTCGCGGTGATGCGCGGGTTCAACGAAGCAATGGGCGTGCGGTGCGTGTACTGCCACGTGGCCGGCCCCGACCCGACGGACATGAGCGCCTTCAACTTCGAGAGCGATCGCAAGGGCAGCAAGGAAGCGACGCGCGAGATGATGAAGTACACCGATGCCGTGAACGAGGTCTTCCCCGCGTCGGTGGGCGACGCACCGAAGCCCGGCGAGTTGCGCGTGACCTGCTACTCCTGTCACCAGGGCCGACGTCATCCTCCCACCTCTCGTCCGGCAAATCAGCCACGAGAGGAATGA
- a CDS encoding MarR family transcriptional regulator encodes MRTAAVLEHTLETALKPLGITSTQYNVLRILRGAGHDGLCRGEIGARMVRRVPDVTRLLDRLEDAGYIERTRGADRRYVTTRITPQGLDVLAGLDATITAFHRTYLGALVPDQVQTLLDLLAEIRRSPT; translated from the coding sequence ATGCGGACCGCCGCGGTGCTCGAGCACACGCTCGAAACGGCGCTCAAGCCGCTCGGCATCACGAGCACGCAGTACAACGTGCTCCGCATCCTGCGCGGGGCCGGACATGACGGCCTGTGCCGCGGCGAAATCGGCGCGCGCATGGTCCGCCGCGTACCCGACGTCACACGGCTGCTCGATCGCCTCGAGGACGCTGGCTACATCGAACGCACGCGCGGTGCGGATCGCCGCTACGTCACGACGCGCATCACGCCGCAGGGGCTCGACGTCCTCGCCGGGCTCGACGCCACCATCACCGCGTTCCATCGCACGTATCTCGGCGCGCTGGTGCCCGATCAGGTGCAGACCCTCCTCGACCTGCTCGCCGAGATCCGCCGTTCACCCACGTAG
- a CDS encoding YceI family protein — MTTASASSVTTYQIDPAHSEATFTVRHLITRVRGSFTDFAGTIAFDEADRARSTVSFTIQAASIDTNQPDRDAHLRSADFFETETYPAITFASTGIASTGGDAYAVTGDFTIRDVTKSIALPVTFLGKAKDPWGNERVAFEAEYTINRKDYGLNWNAALEAGGVLVGDEVKIGLSIQAIPAQ; from the coding sequence ATGACCACTGCCAGCGCATCATCCGTCACCACGTATCAGATCGACCCCGCCCACTCCGAGGCCACGTTCACGGTCCGTCACCTCATCACTCGGGTGCGCGGCAGCTTCACCGACTTCGCCGGGACCATCGCCTTCGACGAGGCCGACCGGGCGCGCTCGACCGTGTCGTTCACCATCCAGGCGGCCAGCATCGACACCAACCAGCCCGATCGCGACGCGCACCTTCGCTCGGCCGACTTCTTCGAGACCGAGACGTACCCCGCGATCACCTTCGCCAGCACCGGGATCGCGTCGACGGGTGGTGACGCGTACGCGGTGACGGGCGACTTCACGATCCGCGACGTCACCAAGTCCATTGCGCTCCCCGTGACGTTTCTCGGCAAGGCCAAGGATCCGTGGGGCAACGAGCGCGTGGCGTTCGAGGCCGAGTACACCATCAATCGCAAGGACTACGGCTTGAACTGGAACGCTGCGCTCGAAGCCGGCGGCGTCCTCGTGGGCGACGAGGTGAAGATCGGCCTGTCGATTCAGGCGATTCCCGCTCAGTGA
- a CDS encoding metallophosphoesterase: MPDALDSGPLTPFPEPLPTRRHVRGVGILLFVLAALALVTPIAAESAMARVGALLVVAGLLEVYDGFRRAHAADVRAASIDGAGTALIGLVVLNSSAVVAEVFVAILGAWFLLDAGRHAWRGQAALRGITPLNWRAWAFPLVGNLVVALVILILRDRVLWLTVAITASLRILGSAWNVLGAPVLAWRDAGDTALVDLGLHGRPELAAIADRIEEEEAARGPYDREWVVGFTATLFALHAARMGFDGSLLATVSPAIAVLGDWLIALLIAAFLVTPARLLFRRLTRPLERAAWALVLVSPAGRTARAAQRAARLWLVARLRFAVRVRQMRYAPLTALRRGLRIGLPAAAVIAATVPVWGMSWYFDTENWAAGIWNSWAEARTDTWREAMVREVSRVRPVGSGAQAFAVSPAGLPADGDFGFIVIGDTGEGDASQLVLKDSLLAATAQPGVRFLVISSDVVYPAGAMRNYEANFWLPFKGVRVPVYAIPGNHDWYDALEGFAATFLEPAAARVAMRARIEADEGIGSTTDADIEALIARAQHLAAEYRVPVGFQRAPFFQIQTARFALIALDTGIAQRVDPLQWQWLEDALTAARGKAIMVVLGHPFYAGGRYHADATDTDATGFAAIHALLRRHGVAIAMAGDTHDLEYYVERPSDAPAETMYHWVNGGGGAYLSLGSSLAWPDDPATPTWAHYPRYDAVAAKIDATTAWWKRPAWWWIRALHGWPFTAEWLSALFDSNEAPFFQSFVEVRVEPSAGRVRVLPWGVHGRLRWSDLEMSGGVRPEGTATDALVEWVVPWPTAATH; the protein is encoded by the coding sequence GTGCCAGACGCGTTGGATTCCGGCCCACTGACACCATTCCCCGAACCCCTGCCCACGCGGCGCCACGTGCGCGGCGTGGGCATCCTGCTGTTCGTCCTCGCCGCACTCGCGCTCGTCACGCCGATCGCGGCCGAGAGCGCGATGGCGCGCGTTGGCGCACTCCTCGTTGTCGCGGGCTTGCTCGAGGTCTACGACGGCTTCCGGCGTGCCCACGCCGCAGATGTCAGGGCGGCTTCGATCGACGGCGCCGGTACGGCGCTCATCGGCCTCGTCGTCCTCAACAGTTCCGCCGTCGTGGCCGAGGTGTTCGTCGCGATCCTCGGCGCGTGGTTCCTGTTGGACGCGGGGCGTCATGCCTGGCGCGGACAGGCCGCGCTCCGCGGCATCACGCCGCTGAACTGGCGCGCGTGGGCCTTCCCGCTCGTCGGCAATCTGGTCGTGGCGCTGGTGATCCTGATCCTGCGCGATCGCGTCCTGTGGCTCACCGTGGCGATCACGGCGTCGCTGCGCATCCTCGGATCGGCGTGGAACGTCCTTGGCGCACCGGTGCTCGCCTGGCGTGACGCGGGCGACACGGCGCTCGTCGACCTCGGTCTGCACGGCAGGCCGGAACTGGCGGCGATCGCCGATCGCATCGAGGAGGAGGAGGCCGCCCGCGGACCGTACGATCGCGAGTGGGTGGTCGGCTTCACCGCCACGCTGTTCGCCCTGCACGCGGCGCGCATGGGGTTTGACGGATCCCTGCTCGCCACGGTCTCTCCCGCCATCGCCGTGCTCGGCGACTGGCTCATCGCGCTGCTGATTGCCGCGTTCCTCGTCACGCCCGCGCGTCTGCTGTTCCGGCGGCTCACGCGTCCGCTCGAGCGTGCTGCGTGGGCGCTCGTGCTCGTGTCGCCGGCGGGACGGACGGCGCGTGCCGCGCAACGGGCAGCCAGGCTGTGGCTCGTGGCGCGACTCCGATTCGCCGTGCGCGTGCGCCAGATGCGTTACGCACCACTGACGGCTCTCAGGCGTGGCCTGCGCATCGGACTGCCGGCGGCGGCCGTGATCGCCGCAACGGTGCCCGTGTGGGGCATGAGCTGGTACTTCGACACCGAGAACTGGGCCGCCGGGATCTGGAACTCCTGGGCCGAGGCGCGCACCGACACGTGGCGCGAGGCGATGGTGCGCGAGGTGTCGCGCGTGCGTCCGGTGGGCAGCGGCGCGCAGGCGTTCGCCGTCAGTCCCGCGGGACTCCCCGCCGATGGCGACTTCGGATTCATCGTGATCGGAGACACGGGCGAAGGCGATGCGTCGCAGCTCGTGCTCAAGGACTCACTGCTGGCCGCCACCGCGCAGCCCGGCGTCAGGTTCCTCGTCATCTCGTCGGACGTCGTCTATCCGGCAGGGGCGATGCGCAATTACGAGGCGAACTTCTGGCTGCCGTTCAAGGGCGTGCGCGTGCCGGTCTATGCCATTCCTGGCAACCACGATTGGTACGACGCGCTCGAAGGCTTCGCCGCGACGTTTCTCGAACCAGCGGCCGCCCGCGTGGCGATGCGGGCGCGGATCGAAGCCGATGAAGGTATCGGCAGCACCACCGACGCCGACATCGAGGCCCTGATCGCACGCGCGCAGCACCTCGCGGCGGAGTATCGCGTGCCCGTCGGTTTCCAGCGTGCGCCGTTCTTCCAGATTCAGACGGCGCGATTCGCGCTCATCGCGCTGGACACAGGCATCGCGCAGCGCGTCGATCCGCTGCAGTGGCAGTGGCTGGAAGACGCGCTGACGGCTGCGCGCGGCAAGGCGATCATGGTCGTGCTCGGACACCCGTTCTACGCCGGTGGCCGGTATCACGCCGATGCGACAGATACCGACGCCACGGGATTCGCGGCCATTCACGCGCTGCTGCGGCGGCATGGCGTGGCGATCGCGATGGCGGGCGACACGCACGATCTCGAGTACTACGTCGAACGTCCCTCCGACGCGCCGGCAGAGACGATGTATCACTGGGTGAATGGTGGGGGAGGGGCCTACCTGAGTCTCGGATCGTCTCTGGCGTGGCCCGACGATCCGGCGACGCCGACGTGGGCGCACTACCCGCGCTACGACGCGGTGGCCGCGAAGATCGACGCGACGACCGCGTGGTGGAAGCGGCCTGCCTGGTGGTGGATCCGCGCGCTCCACGGATGGCCGTTCACGGCGGAATGGTTGTCGGCGTTGTTCGACTCGAACGAGGCGCCGTTCTTCCAGAGCTTCGTCGAAGTGCGCGTCGAACCGTCGGCCGGCCGCGTTCGCGTGCTGCCGTGGGGCGTGCACGGACGGCTGCGGTGGTCCGACCTGGAGATGTCAGGGGGCGTGCGGCCCGAGGGCACCGCCACCGACGCATTGGTCGAATGGGTGGTGCCCTGGCCCACTGCCGCGACTCACTGA
- a CDS encoding DUF1080 domain-containing protein — protein MTKRTRVSAACVLVTLLVVPLAAAQEQAPGQKPSPKDTEVWEPEPKVVTPGATDAAPPSDAIVLFGGQNLDAWVNAKDGAPAGWTVADGVFVVNKPVGNIQTKQSFTNYQLHIEWRVPANITGKDQGRGNSGLFLASVGGGDGGYELQILDSYNNRTYSNGQAGSIYKQAIPLANAMRKPGEWNTYDVIWAAPTFNADGSLKSPARVTALHNGVLIQNGYQLTGQTLYIGKPSYKVHGPTPIKLQAHGDPSEPLSFRNIWLRELP, from the coding sequence ATGACCAAGCGAACTCGTGTTTCCGCGGCGTGCGTGCTCGTGACGCTGCTCGTCGTTCCCCTGGCGGCCGCACAAGAGCAGGCTCCCGGTCAGAAGCCCAGCCCGAAGGACACCGAGGTGTGGGAGCCGGAGCCGAAGGTGGTCACGCCTGGTGCGACAGACGCCGCGCCGCCCTCCGACGCCATCGTGCTCTTCGGCGGACAGAACCTCGATGCCTGGGTGAACGCGAAGGATGGCGCACCCGCCGGCTGGACCGTTGCCGACGGCGTCTTCGTCGTGAACAAGCCCGTCGGCAACATCCAGACGAAGCAGTCGTTCACCAACTACCAGCTCCACATCGAGTGGCGCGTGCCGGCCAACATCACGGGCAAGGATCAGGGACGCGGCAACAGCGGCCTGTTCCTCGCGTCGGTCGGTGGCGGCGACGGGGGATACGAGTTGCAGATCCTCGATTCGTACAACAACCGCACTTATTCGAACGGGCAGGCCGGCAGCATCTACAAGCAGGCGATTCCGCTCGCGAACGCGATGCGCAAGCCCGGCGAGTGGAACACCTACGACGTGATCTGGGCGGCGCCCACGTTCAACGCCGACGGGTCGTTGAAGTCGCCCGCGCGCGTCACGGCGCTGCACAACGGCGTGTTGATCCAGAATGGCTACCAACTGACGGGCCAGACGCTGTACATCGGCAAGCCCAGTTACAAGGTGCACGGCCCCACGCCGATCAAGCTGCAGGCGCACGGCGACCCGAGCGAGCCGCTCAGCTTCCGCAACATCTGGCTGCGGGAACTGCCGTAG